The genomic stretch CTAAATTCACTTTTGGTAAATTTTCATCATTAATTAAGTAGATTCAATTCACATCTAATCATTCGCTTTTGACATATGCAATGTTGAGGATAAATGGTCAGACTATtgatttggtaaccacaaatttagattttaacttttaatcaaAGTGaccaattgattttttttagtttgagttgATCATCTAACAACATTAAAAATGGTGGGACAACCTCAACTAAATTGGTCAGATTATTGGCTTAGTAACTACAAAATCTAAGtttaacttttaataaaaataacctattaaccttcttagtttgaggcGATCgcccaacaaaattaaaaataccaaGTAAATGGAACATGGTTTTCAATTTGCAagatatgtttaatttcctcCCGTTGATAAATATTATGGAGTATCTTAATTAATAAGCTTGCGGTAGATTACTATCCCCACCAActtctcttttatatatatatatatatatatatatatatatatatatatatatcattcttaTACTGAAAACCCTAATCTGATCGATTTGTTgagccaaatatatatatttatatatatatatattcttggcCAATTATACCGAGACAAAAATTCCTACGTACCATGaatactaaattaaagaacCTAGAATACATACATGCTTTTTGCATGAAAACATAATATCAAAACACTAACCGTATGAAACTTGAAACTGAATACATGCATGCAGACCCATACCCCAGTAAAACCAGACGTGTAGATGAAAGGTTAGGAGTTTTAGGTCACTCACTACCGTCTAAAAGTCTCACCCTTCATCTCTGTTAGTTTAGCATTTTCAATATATTCACCATTAATTAAAGTACTTATCCAAGAATTTAaacccaataatatatataatattatccACTTTATATTATACTTCCATCTTGTAATATaatgcatgtataggatagtaCCAGATATTTAATCTCCGGCGagacacagagagagagagagagaaatagcgTACCGTTTTATGATCGGAGACGGGGGCATAATGGAGGAGTCAAGCGTTGAAGCTTCTGAGGTAACGCTAGGCCAGCTATTGAAGTATGCCGGCGATGCCGAGAAGGAGGTTACCGGAGAAGAGACTGCGGCGGCTATTCCGGCCAACGATCAAGTCGTTGAAGTGAACGGTTCTGGCATGGAGGAACGTTCTCTTCCTTTCGTCCTCTCCTTCAACAACCTTACCTACAGTGTGAAATCCCGGCGCAGATTGAAGCTCCGGTGGGGTATTATTCCATGCTGGAACAAAGTCAGCGTCTCCGCAACccctgcggcggcggcggggaaAAAGTTGCTCCTCAATGATATCTCAGGGGAGGCGCGTGAAGGAGAAATCTTAGCTGTTCTCGGCGCGTCGGGATCCGGAAAATCCACTCTCATAGACGCGCTGGCGTGCAGGATTTCTAAGGAGAGCTTGAAAGGAGCAATCACGCTCAACGGGGAGCCGTTGGACTTCCGGCTACTGAAAGTGATATCAGCTTACGTCATGCAAGACGATCTTCTGTATCCGATGCTCACTGTCGAAGAGACGCTCATGTTCGCGGCGGAGTTCCGCCTCCCGCGGACTCTCACGAATtcgaagaagaagatgagagTGGAAGCGTTGATTGATCAACTAGGTCTCCGTAACGCCGCGGGGACGATCATCGGCGACGAAGGCCACCGCGGAGTCTCCGGCGGAGAGAGGCGGCGCGTCTCGATCGGAATCGATATCATTCACGATCCGATCATTCTGTTCCTCGACGAGCCGACTTCCGGCCTCGATTCCACCAGCGCTTTCAATGTAGTCAAGGTTTTACAGCGAATTGCTGAGAGCGGAAGCATTGTTATCCTGTCGATTCACCAGCCGAGTTCTCGGATCGTCGGATTACTCAACCGCCTGATTTTCCTCTCCCGTGGAGAAACGGTTTACAGCGGATCTCCGGTCAATTTGCACCAATTCCTCTCAGATTTCGGGCATCAAGTTCCAGAAAGCGAAAACCGGGTCGAATTCGCTCTAGACCTAATCCGCGAACTCGAAGGTTCACCGGAAGGGACGAAAAGCCTGGTCGAGTTCAGCCGGAGATGGAGCGATGGCCGGAACTCCGAACCGGCGGTTCACAGTTTGTCATTGAAAGAAGCTATCAATGCCAGCGTTTCTCAAGGGAAGCTAGTATCCGGTGCTACAAACGACGCTAATAATCCGGTTTCATCAGTGCCGGCATATGCTAATTCACTCTGGACAGAAATGGCGGTTTTATCAAAACGGTCCTTCAGAAATCTGCGGCGAATGCCGGAGATCATAGGCTTCAGACTCGGAATAGTTTCGATTACCGGTTTCATCTTAGCCACAATGTTCTGGCGGCTCGACAATTCCCCTAAAGGAATCCAGGAAAGGCTAGGGTTTTTCGCGTTCGCAATGTCAACCACTTTCTACACCTGCGCCGATACATTACCGGTGTTCATCCAGGAAAGGTATATTTTCCTCCGTGAAACAGCTCACAACGCGTACCGGAGATCATCTTATTGCCTCTCCCACGCTCTGGTATCCATCCCGATGCTTATTATCCTCGCGTTCGTATTCTCCGCCACCACATTCTGGGCGGCAGGGCTCGGCGGCGGAGCCTCCGGCTTCTTCTTCTACTACGCCATCATCCTGGCCTCATTCTGGGCCGGAAATTCATTCGTCACATTCCTCTCCAGCGTCGTCCCATACATCATGCTCGCATACATCCTCGTCGTCGCAATTCTCGCCTATTTCCTCCTCTTCAGCGGATTCTTCATGAACCGCGGCCGGATCCCGCTCTACTGGATCTGGTTCCACTACATTTCTCTGATCAAATACCCCTACGAAGCCGTCCTGCAAAATGAATTTGAGGATCCGACCAAATGCTTCGTCCGAGGAGCGCAGATGTTCGACGAAACGCCGCTCAGCGCCGTGCCGAACGCTTTGAAGGAGAAGCTCCTGGCCGCTTTGGGCGACACCTTGAAGATGAGGATCACGAGCTCCACGTGCGTGACCACCGGCGCCGACATTCTGGCCCTGCAAGGAGTCACCGACTTAAGCAAATGGAACTGCTTGTGGATCACCGTTGCATGGGGTTTCTTCTTTAGGATTTTGTTTTACTTCTCGTTGTTGCTGGGAAGCAGGAATAAGAGGCGGTAAAATATATGTGAGAACCAGGATGCTGTTTGGCGGCGGAGATTATAGTTTCTtgcttaagttattataaatatatacatatacttaaCTACTTTTTAATGTGATGTactttttggataattgattttggtgatATAATATATGATGCAATAtgaaatgtataatataatcaaattaaataaatcatttgTTTTTGTCATCTATATTTAAATGTACAACATTTTTGCTAGCTTGACATGAAAATAAACTTTAGAATTTGAATTGGGAAGGGACCGCGCAAACGTAGGCCCCCGCAGCCACAAATTATGACGTAGGCTCCGCTACTTGAGCAGACCTTAAACTAGTGCCCTTTCACTCCCACAAATTATGACGTAGGCTCCGCTACTTGAGCAGACCCTCCCACAAATTATGACGTAGGCTCCGCTACTTGAGCAGACCTTAAACTAGTGCCCTTTCACTCCTCCGCTACTTGAGCAGACCTTAAACTAGTGCCCTTTCACTCCCACAAATTATGACGTAGGCTCCGCTACTTGAGCAGACCTTAAACTAGTGCCCTTTCACTCCCACAAATTATGACGTAGGCTCCGCTACTTGAGCAGACCCTCCCACAAATTATGACGTAGGCTCCGCTACTTGAGCAGACCTTAAACTAGTGCCCTTTCACTCCTCCGCTACTTGAGCAGACCTTAAACTAGTGCCCTTTCACTCCCACAAATCATGACGTAGGCTCCGCTACTTGAGTAGACCTTAAACTAGTGCCCTTTCAAAGTGCAATGAAAGTCACTGATCTAGGCCATAGGTTTTTATGATCACCCATAGACCCCGTCCAGGTAAGTATGTCTTCTCGTATTCCTTGCCAATATTTATATGGAAAGCTTCATTCTATTGCAGGTATGCTTTCGATGTGGGATGCAGTCCCATAGCACTCTCATTGTTTAATTACAAGGGAAACAGTTCAATGCAAGAAAATTTGTGTAGCATTATCTGTAATATAACTGTTGAATCTCTATCTGTGCATATACAAGACATGATTTTGAACTGTGCAAAGGCACAGGATGCAAATGGGTAGCAAAAAATGTATTGCTTATTGGAGAGGATGTTAAAACGGATAGTCCTAATCAATATATAGAGTAATTTTTTTAGAATAGTATTAAGCATCAATGATCATCACAATCCGTTGTTTGAAGTGGTTGGAATCAAGATTGGGTTAATATATAAGAAGCCACTGAATCAAGAAAccttaaaaaattgatttagaATTAGAAGGGGTATGACGTAGGCTCAACATCATGAATTGACCTCACAATTTGGTGTTTGAAACCTCATTAGAATCAAGCTTGACTTAGTAACTCACAATCTAGTGTTTGAAACCTCATTAGAATCAATCTTGACTTAGTAAGAAGCCACTAAATGAAGAAACCTTATAAACTGAATAGGAAGGGGCTGTGCGAACGCAAGCCCCCGCTGCAACAAATTATAACGTAGAACTCCACTACATGAGCAGATCTTAGACCGGTGCCCTTTCAAAGTGCAATGAAAGTCACTGATCTAGGCCATGGGTCTTCATGATCACCCATACACCCCGTCAAGGTAAGTATGTCTGCTCGTATTCCTTGCCAATATTTATATGGAAGGCTTTATTCTATTGCAGGTAAGCTTTCGATGTGGGATGCAGTCCCATAGCACTCTCATTGTTTAACTACAAGGGAAACAGTTCATTTTCAATTCTTAGATTCTTGACAGTCGATTCAAGAAAATTTGTGTAGCATTATCTGTAATATAACTGTTGAATCTCTATCTCTCCATACAAGACATGATTTGAACTGTGCAAAGGGCAAAGGCACAGGATGCAAATGGGTAGCAAAAAATATATTGCTTATTGGAGAGCGTGTAAAAGTGATAGTCCTAACTCCTAATCAACATATAGAGtattttttagaataatattaaGCATCAATCATCATCACAATCCGGTGTTTGAAGTGGTTGGAATCGAGATTGGCTTAATAAATAAGAACGCACTGAATCaagaaaccttaaaaaaaaaattgatttagaaGGGCAAGCCCCACTGTAACAAATTATGACGTAGGCTCCCAACATCATGAAATGACCTCACAATCCAATGGTTGAAACCTGATTAGAATCAAACTTAGCTTAGTAAGAAATCCACTGAATGAAgaaatcttaaaaaataaatttggaagGGGCTGCGCGAACGCAAGCCCACGCGACAACAAATTATGACGTAGACTCCACTACATGAGCGGATCTTAGACCAGTGCCCTTTCAAAGTGCAATGAAAGTCATTGATCTAGGCCATGGGCCATCATGAACACCCATAGACCCCGTCCAGGTAAGTATGTTTACTCATATTCTTTGGCAATATTTATATGGCAAGTTTTATTCTATTGCAGGTAAGCTTTCGATGTGGGATGTAGTCAATTAGCACTCCAACTGTTAAAAGAGCAAGGGGGGCAATTAATCTTCATACACATTCTTTACTACGGTAAAAATGGTAGCTTGGTCACATTCATATATGTATCCTGCAGACCTGCAAGGGCATTAAGCTTGCTGCAAATTCAAGAATATTAAgcattataatatataagacCATCCAAACCCCTTTAGAAAAGACTAAACCAAGAAATTTGAGAAATTGATTTGGAAGGGGCCGCGCAAACGCAGGCCACCACTGCCACAAATTATGACGTAGGCTCCACTACATGAGCGGACCTTAAACCGATACCCTTTCAAGGTGCAATGATCACCCATTGACCCCGTCCAGGTAAGTATGTTTAGTCATATTCCATGGCAGTATTTGTATGGCAAGCTTCAATGTATTGCAGGTAATCTTCCGATGTGGGATGAAGCTAAGTCCCGTAGTACTCTCAATGGTAAAACAGCAAAGGATGCAATTCATTTTCTTAGAGATTCTTGACAGTCAATCTCTTGATCTGTGCGCATTGGGATAAAAAGTGAAGGACATGATTTCAAAGTGCCTATAAGACTAGTGTACTATTAGAGCAAGGCCAACATGGACATTTTTtaaggtcttttttttttagtttacggaaaaatggtttttttttcttgtctgCATTGGGTGGCCGCCAACTGGTTTTAGGATGGGCAGCAACTAActtttcttaaataaaaaaaaatccacttaAAATTAATCTAATGAAATGATTTGGAGGGGTTGCGAGCAGTCAATATAAATAATGAGTCTTTGTGATCAACTAAAAATAcccttaaaattaattaatcttatAAATTGATTTGGAGGGGACCGCGCGAACGCTAGCTCCCACTGCCACAAATTATGACGTAGGCTCCGCTACTTGAGCAGACCTTAAACCGGTAACCTTTCAAAGTGCAATGAAAGTTACCAATCTAGACCATGAGTCTTCGTGATCACCCATTGACCCCATCCAGGTAAGTATGTCTCCTCATATTACATGTCAATATTTATATGACAAGCTTTATTGTATTGCAGGTAAGCTTTCAATGTGGGATGTATTCATTTAGCACTCTCAtccttaaaaattgaaaaaagggTAGCAGTTCATATATTCACATGATGTATATTCTCGTTTAAGCTTTCTACAAAATATAGGCAGATTGAGAATTGTGCAAAGGCATTTGAATCGCAAAAAAATTACTAGGCATTTTATTAACAGGAATTGGGAATCCATTCTTCAGCTTGCATAGTGAATGTATAGAGTAGTGATGAACATGCATGACGCCTGCAAATTTAAAGAACATGCTGCCTCTCTTGCAATATGTTTCTCACAGTGCAGATAGTTGGCTATATATGATGTATGTTTAATGTTTGCATATACTATATAAGGCTGTGTTTGGAATCAAGCATTGCTTACCAGAGACTAACCcaagaaattttataaaataatttggagGGGGCTGCACGAACGCTAGCCCCCACTACCTTAAACCGGTAACCTTTCAAAGTGCAATGAAAGTTACCAATCTAGACCATGAGTCTTCGTGATCACCCATAGACCCCATCCAGGTAAGTATGTCTACTCATATTCCATGTCAGTATTTATATGCCAAGCTTTATTGTATTGCAGGTAAGCTTTCGATGTGGGATGTATTCCCTTAGCACTGTTATCCTTAAAAGAACAAAGGGAAGCAGTTCACATATTCACTTAGCACTGTTATCCTTGCGATGTGTATATTCTCGTGTATGCTTCCAGCGAAATATAAGGCAGATTTTGAATTGTGCAAAGGCATTTGAATTGCAAAGAAGTTACTTGGTAATTTATTAACAGGAATTGGGAATCCATTCTTCGGCTTGTATACAGTGGCGGAgccaaaaaaatttcatagtggGGGCGAAACATAAAAGatgtagtttaaaaaataaaaaataaaataattcaaataaaaaacacactataaattacacatctcattattaattttttgctCTCAAGATTCAAACCCTCACCCTTTCCAAGTAAAAACGCACACCAACCAACTAAtcaattgtttatttatatatgttttcgtatacttataactaaaaatatactaTATAGACTATATATGGAGcaggggtggggtgagtggagACAACTGCCGCATAGTGAATGTAGTGATGAGCATGCATGACGCATGCAGTGCATAGTGAATGTAGTGATGAGCATGCATGACGCCTGCaaatttaaataacatatatgaTGCCTttcttactttatttttattttttgtagtattgaattctattacaatgtagtatctgtctatacatactttctcactCCGATCATAATAGCATATTGGCTTATTTTTTGAATgtttagcaatttttttttctatgtggaggagaaatgagagaaaagaggagttcggaaaaaaaaaaatttgtggaagttttctttttttaaaaaaggaaatCTATAGTCAATTGGCGaccacttttttttcttcttttatctctttttttttcttcttttatctCTCTTGTTGCTAGCCTgacaaaaacttttaaaaaaaattgctttgAAAGGGAAAAGGGATGAATTCTTTTCACCCACAGTAGTTTGCTCTTCTAATGCCAGTTACTAGTAATCCcattttctttgtttgatctatattgatattttcttTGAATGTTTAGCAATTTTTTTTCTACGTCACACGCAACCATGAATCAATCTTACACAAGACTTACTGTTAAATAGCTTCACAATCAAGCATAAGACTTGaaacttttaaatcaacaaaGGCTGAAATATAAATAGTCAAAACTAGAACAATATTCCATCAAGCCAGACAAAAGCAGACTATAGAaaacaaaatttgtaaattcataGTTCTAACCAACATATTTGATTTGAAGCTCAAAATGACATAACAGTAGGTATTATCCTACACTTTAATAGCATACTTCCTCAATGGGAAGtacatttctttcttcttctgtcTCTCTGTCTTCAATGAGGCCTGTACAAACAAGACAAACGATTAGCCTATGGTGTCCAGTGAAAGCACAGCTAAAAAATAAGAATGATAGCTTCAATACAGCTATACTCAATAATTGACATAGAACAAAGTTGGAGAAATAATCAGATCAACCAATTCATAAAGAAAGAAATGAGCATTCAACTGCAGATCGAGGGTAACTGGTTCGAACCCAGTTGGGCCCTTAACAACATTTAACATTTGGGGGCAACCTAGCCACCgttaacttggtaaccacaaggttacaagttcgtcTCCCAGCAAGAGATGTCTAATGACCTTCTTTGTTTGAGCCGATTAACTATGGAAAACCTAGGGTGGTTTAAAATTTAACCCATTTTGAAAGACAGAAAGAAATCAAACAAAGCCATGGATGCTGCTTTATGTTAATGTAGAATAATCATTTCCAGGACTTCCTAAATGAAAAAGATGAGCTTCCAAAATCAATGCAACTGATTAAGAATCCAAGGCTATCAAGTTAGAATTACCTGGTGCTTGGTAAGACGCCGGCGGATGGCTCTGGTCTTCTTCGGGCGGAGATCAAGAGGCAAATACTTCTTATTTTTGTATGCTTCTCTTAGCACAGCCTTCTGCTTCTGAGATATCACAGTCAACACCTGTGCAATCGACAACCGGACAACCTTGCTGCAACAACAAAAAGACCACCCATAAACCCCAAATTCTAACTATATAGTGATAAATTTATAGTGAACTCAAAGAATTAAGAAGACCCCTGACAGATTATGAATGATAAATCAATATGTCTCACTCCTATATGGTTAAGATAACTCCATTACCAAAATTAAGTGACTACAAGTACAGCccttaaattatattatgacaattaaaacataaatacaGCAACTCCTACATCAATGTTTAGTCATAGTCCAAATGATGCACTCAATTCAACTGATTCTCACTTCCATATTCATTTGAAAAACTTCCATTTTACAATGCCAACAAAGGATGCTATAAAAATGCCTTTATCATTAAAAAATCCAGGATATACAAATGGATCAAAGACACCACTACCACCACATTCTCTGCAAGATGCAGAAAATGCAACCATAtccattttcattttccacaACTCTTAACTAGTTCacatccaaccaatttcattgCCATTCAGAAATGCTTCACATGAGTAATCcaaatctcacaaattaaaaaaaataaaaataaaaataaaaaccaatttAGCTCAAACAAGTCAAAACATAATAGATATAAGCTATAGAGAAAAGCAAACCCAACATCATATATAACCGTTCACAGTGCATTTCTACAATCAAGCATCAGCAAACACAATTATacagagagtgagagagagcaGACAAACATCTTCGAAAGTTTGTTGGGGGCACCGCCGGTGACTTTGGCGACACGGAGGAGGGCAAGCTCGGCCTTGAGATCCTTCAACTGAGCCAGAAGCTCCGTTTTACTCTTGTTCCTCAGCTCGTGAACCTTGATTCTAGCTGCATATTAGCCACAAAATcccaaaaaatgaaaacaaaagtCAGACCTACAAACCATTTCCTCAAATGCTAACATCTTGAATCAAGATAACATTGCGAGTAAAGTTCCAGATTACGCACCCATTGGTGCCCTTCGGATAGGTACTGCAGATGCCGCTCTTCTTCCGCTGAAACCCTAATTCATACGGGGGTTCATTAGGGCTTTTATAAGccgaaatttgatttttatttcgTGCTGCTATTTTGGGTCAAGAAATTCTTAGGCCTGTTTTATCTCTGAAGACTATTAATGGTCAAACTTATTGGGCTCAATGTATTTTAGAAGAATTTCGTTCATTACTATTAACTTATTAAGATAAATCATCAAAGCCCATTCTTATTGGGCCCAACTTATTTCATTACAATCATTAGGTCCACACACGGTCAAACaacacataaattacattattctaactaataaaatacattattctaatacataaaataCAGTATTCAAACTCATAAAGTATAGCTccgagcttataacttttcagtttttagctttcagctaccttttcaattaagtttgccaaacatagccatagaATCAGACTAGctagaagaatttttttttccctcttaaTTATAGTGGTATTTCTAAAtgaaatttagggtgtgtttggttggggggtttaagcataaggtatgggtatcaaagtgattgttagtgtttggttgataggttttgtgaatgctactatgggtttggaataccccattaatggcaaaacccatacccttattaaataagggtttcatcttccttcatcatttcttccccaactattaataatcattctcattccacccaactaccaaatatgctaaatactttcaccaaaacccattacccttaccaagtatttgatacccattccgattccgattcccatgtgcgaaccaaacgcacccttagttaTCAACTATTAATTTGATGACTATTAATCAATAATTTGTTTGTTCAGTGCAATCAAATTCAATCCAAAATATTCTCACTTTTTCCAAAATCCAACTTTCTTCATAAAAGTTAATTATGATAATTTGAATTAAACTCTATCgatctaaaaaatcaatgaccaaaagaaagaaagaaataaataaataaaataatattgtaattgaGAGATTAAGAGTGAAATTAATTTCACATTTTTCACAAAGTTGtgctaaattttattttgcgtgtgtttaatttataattcataattgttAATAGTTCTATTTATACAATTGAAACacattttttttggatttatcTCCTCCACTAATTTTCATGATGGAAACAATTTGgagtttaaaattaataaattatatttgttatgAGTCCATTCATGCATGAATGTTTTGAATTGGAAATGAATTATAGAGTTTAAGTTGtttgtttatgtatgtaatctGGAGTACATATTTGGTAGGAGCCCATTAATGTGCATGGGTTGATTGATGCAATCTACCTAAATAACGTGTTAATTAAGATAATATTAATTAGCATCcaagttttttcttttaatttattcaaaggTCATGTATCGCGACAACATATATTTACCTTCTTAGCTTCTTATTAAACTATCCTGGTTGGTGAAATTgttctattattattaagatttaAGACAGTGACATACATTTACTAGATTTTTTTAGcactattaactctgttacaatgtaatatctgttcataattattttttcaacctactgaagtacaaagagttaatatcaacCTAATgggctcaaacccatgacctcccatttggggagtcacttcatgccactagaccacaaggtcatttaCTATATATATCATGTCACCAGAGCTCATCACCTTTAAGTAAAAGTTGTAGagtttctcataaattaaaaagttttacCAAATACCAAATGTTAATGTGACGTgctgttttcaaaataaaaaaaaaaaatgtgacgtGCTAATATTAGCTAATTCATGATGTCCCgatcattttatattataaaatataaattaactGACATATATAATCATTCGTCGGAAAGTAATCAGCCCGTAATGGAATGTATTAATATATAGTCTATTTGTTTAAGCATTTAGTTGAGACAAAAcatatatttcaattattacaagttaattatataaattaaagtcacATAAAATAGTATAATGAGGGACCTTTAAGTTTGAAGATTAacctttaaataaaaaaaaaaacatatttttaaatatttttataatgcaAAGTTTCATATCCAAATCCaactttatattattataattcataatgtacTGTTGTTTTCAA from Ipomoea triloba cultivar NCNSP0323 chromosome 12, ASM357664v1 encodes the following:
- the LOC115998373 gene encoding 60S ribosomal protein L35, which codes for MARIKVHELRNKSKTELLAQLKDLKAELALLRVAKVTGGAPNKLSKIKVVRLSIAQVLTVISQKQKAVLREAYKNKKYLPLDLRPKKTRAIRRRLTKHQASLKTERQKKKEMYFPLRKYAIKV
- the LOC116000422 gene encoding ABC transporter G family member 6-like; protein product: MIGDGGIMEESSVEASEVTLGQLLKYAGDAEKEVTGEETAAAIPANDQVVEVNGSGMEERSLPFVLSFNNLTYSVKSRRRLKLRWGIIPCWNKVSVSATPAAAAGKKLLLNDISGEAREGEILAVLGASGSGKSTLIDALACRISKESLKGAITLNGEPLDFRLLKVISAYVMQDDLLYPMLTVEETLMFAAEFRLPRTLTNSKKKMRVEALIDQLGLRNAAGTIIGDEGHRGVSGGERRRVSIGIDIIHDPIILFLDEPTSGLDSTSAFNVVKVLQRIAESGSIVILSIHQPSSRIVGLLNRLIFLSRGETVYSGSPVNLHQFLSDFGHQVPESENRVEFALDLIRELEGSPEGTKSLVEFSRRWSDGRNSEPAVHSLSLKEAINASVSQGKLVSGATNDANNPVSSVPAYANSLWTEMAVLSKRSFRNLRRMPEIIGFRLGIVSITGFILATMFWRLDNSPKGIQERLGFFAFAMSTTFYTCADTLPVFIQERYIFLRETAHNAYRRSSYCLSHALVSIPMLIILAFVFSATTFWAAGLGGGASGFFFYYAIILASFWAGNSFVTFLSSVVPYIMLAYILVVAILAYFLLFSGFFMNRGRIPLYWIWFHYISLIKYPYEAVLQNEFEDPTKCFVRGAQMFDETPLSAVPNALKEKLLAALGDTLKMRITSSTCVTTGADILALQGVTDLSKWNCLWITVAWGFFFRILFYFSLLLGSRNKRR